CCGTCTGGGAAGAAAATTTGATGCTGTCGTCATTCATGACGCCATCTGCCATATGACCAGCCTCGAGGAACTGCGCGCCGCCTTTCTCACCGCCCATACCCATCTTGAACCGGGCGGCGTCATGATTACTTTCGTAGAAGAATGGCCTGAGCACTTTGTCCAGAACCGCACGGTCGTTTCGCAGCATCGTCAGGGAGAGATTGAAATCACCTATATCGAGAACAATTACGACCCGGAACCAAATGACGGCAACTATGAGTGCACTTATGTCTATCTTATCCGCCGTGAAGGGTATCTTGATATCCAGACCGACCGGCATATACTCGGTATTTTCCCGCTTGCCGACTGGATTAGTACTCTAAGGGAGGTTGGCTTTGAGGTCAAGGAAGACCGCTTCGAATTAAGCAAGTCACCTGATGCGACGTCTTTGCAAGATGACTTCCTGCCAATATTAATTGGAGTGAAAAAGTGAATGAATTTACGCCTGACGAATAATCATCAGCAAGGTATTTGCCCGGA
The Candidatus Zixiibacteriota bacterium genome window above contains:
- a CDS encoding class I SAM-dependent methyltransferase, translating into MRLYKDLAWLWPIISPPESYIDEGELFIRKLHEYGGGKVQHILNLGAGGGHLDSILKRAFKITALDINPQILQLAKKLNPEVEYRIDDLRIARLGRKFDAVVIHDAICHMTSLEELRAAFLTAHTHLEPGGVMITFVEEWPEHFVQNRTVVSQHRQGEIEITYIENNYDPEPNDGNYECTYVYLIRREGYLDIQTDRHILGIFPLADWISTLREVGFEVKEDRFELSKSPDATSLQDDFLPILIGVKK